A stretch of the Aegilops tauschii subsp. strangulata cultivar AL8/78 chromosome 4, Aet v6.0, whole genome shotgun sequence genome encodes the following:
- the LOC109748526 gene encoding probable glycosyltransferase 6, producing MELLYNTALLQPRMVAYWAKIPVVRAAMLAHPEAEWVWWLDADAVITDMDFAPPLATRYKDYNLVVHGWDREVYEARSWVGLNAGVFLIRNCQWSLDFMDAWASMGPASPEYARWGKTLKATLSDKPDDQSALAYLLLKNPKKWGARTYLEHEYYFQGHWAEIVDKLDGVAARRFGPALRRRHAEGEHALYAAARNAALRKKAGGVPGPDGGGQKASAWRRPFVTHFTGCNPCGGKPNEIYSNESCAEGMRRALNLADDQVLRAYGFRHAGPLKGDVRPL from the coding sequence ATGGAGCTGCTCTACAACACGGCGCTGCTGCAGCCCCGGATGGTGGCCTACTGGGCCAAGATCCCCGTGGTGCGCGCCGCCATGCTCGCCCACCCGGAGGCCGAGTGGGTCTGGTGGCTCGACGCCGACGCCGTCATCACCGACATGGACTTCGCGCCCCCGCTCGCCACCAGGTATAAGGATTACAACCTCGTCGTCCACGGCTGGGACAGGGAGGTGTACGAGGCCAGGTCCTGGGTGGGCCTCAACGCCGGCGTCTTCCTCATCCGCAACTGCCAGTGGTCGCTCGACTTCATGGACGCATGGGCCAGCATGGGCCCGGCCTCGCCGGAGTACGCGCGATGGGGGAAGACCCTCAAGGCCACGCTCAGCGACAAGCCCGACGACCAGTCCGCGCTGGCATACCTGCTGCTCAAGAACCCCAAAAAATGGGGCGCCAGGACCTACCTGGAGCACGAGTACTACTTCCAGGGACACTGGGCGGAGATCGTGGACAAGCTCGACGGCGTCGCGGCGCGGCGGTTCGGGCCCGCGCTCCGGCGGCGGCACGCCGAGGGGGAGCACGCGCTGTACGCGGCGGCGAGGAACGCGGCCCTGAGGAAGAAAGCCGGCGGCGTCCCGGGGCCCGACGGGGGCGGGCAGAAGGCGTCCGCCTGGCGCCGGCCCTTCGTGACGCACTTCACCGGCTGCAACCCCTGCGGCGGCAAGCCCAACGAGATCTACTCCAACGAGAGCTGCGCCGAGGGGATGCGCCGCGCGCTCAACCTCGCCGACGACCAGGTGCTCCGCGCCTACGGCTTCCGCCACGCCGGTCCGCTCAAGGGCGACGTGCGCCCGCTCTAG
- the LOC141021419 gene encoding uncharacterized protein, translating to MMLYEIHSHAQIQDLQARSDELGHPEGIMGVDLVSLESVRIARESYALLCPLIKEFVFWGCPQLKNLSVVARLSLEIQMLEHDVLPQLKVQEAKLEQGALEALLLMKNSAIMLLHLRKRFMLALGVLLAEDDLVLARVKKLSIMLKDTADAVLKGDGNIAWLEERVLLLVQLVTNVLETPVRFYDPDEDDEKTYQPARGCCDEYFLGAWQTV from the coding sequence ATGATGCTCTACGAAATCCACTCCCATGCCCAAATCCAAGACCTGCAGGCCCGCTCCGATGAGCTGGGCCACCCCGAAGGCATAATGGGTGTGGATCTTGTCTCTCTGGAGTCGGTGCGCATAGCGCGCGAGTCGTATGCACTCCTCTGCCCGCTGATCAAGGAGTTTGTGTTCTGGGGATGCCCGCAGCTGAAAAACCTCTCGGTCGTGGCACGCTTGTCGCTGGAAATCCAAATGCTCGAGCATGATGTGTTACCCCAGCTCAAGGTTCAGGAAGCCAAGCTGGAACAGGGCGCCCTGGAAGCCCTCCTACTCATGAAGAACTCAGCAATTATGCTCTTACATCTGAGGAAGCGCTTTATGTTAGCCTTGGGCGTATTGCTTGCCGAGGATGATCTGGTCTTAGCCCGAGTCAAAAAGCTGAGCATAATGCTAAAGGATACTGCTGATGCTGTACTCAAAGGTGATGGTAACATTGCCTGGCTTGAGGAGCGTGTCCTATTGCTGGTCCAGCTGGTCACCAATGTGTTGGAGACCCCGGTTCGTTTCTATGATCCTGATGAGGACGATGAGAAGACCTATCAGCCAGCTCGAGGCTGTTGTGATGAGTATTTCTTAGGGGCGTGGCAAACAGTTTAG